Proteins from one Triticum aestivum cultivar Chinese Spring chromosome 7A, IWGSC CS RefSeq v2.1, whole genome shotgun sequence genomic window:
- the LOC123154787 gene encoding exocyst complex component EXO70B1 → MDGPAELEAAEQVVIRLDSSLASTAAAEPAAVGGEPMLFDGAGDRTEAERFLRAVDNIRRLALSSPSVVGSPRRSSGSGAAAGGGGCSAVQVTMARLEDEFRHLLSSRAFDLEIEALADLTSLCISSDRTNSVSSMDLPAVEEDDSISDCGGRRSSYRSLRSIREIDLLPDDAVADLRAIASRMAAAGYGRECAQVYASIRKPAVDASLRRLGVERLSIGDVQRLEWDALEAKIRRWIRAARAAVRGVFASERRLSFHVFHDLPISNVTVVSVVTAAPATHDTPFVEAVKGAALQLFGFAEAISIGRRSPEKLFKIIDLHDALSDLLPDVSDIFAASKAAESIYVQAVEIRSRLADAVRGILSEFENAVLRDPPKTAVPGGTVHPLTRYVMNYSSLISDYKATLTELIVSRPSASARLAAEGNELAPCLSCLELPEHENQSPLAAHIIWIIVVLEHNLESKVSLYKDTALSHLFLMNNVHYIVHKVKDSPDLWSMIGDDYLKRLTGKFTVAATNYQRTSWLKILNCLRDEGLHVSGGFSSGISKSALRERFKSFNAAFEDAHRVQSGWFVPDTQLREELRISISEKLLPAYRSFLGRFRHHIENGKHPELYIKHSAEDLENAVNDFFEGAPPSPHNRRRSHG, encoded by the coding sequence ATGGATGGAccggcggagctggaggcggcggagcaagtGGTGATACGGTTGGACTCGTCGTtggcttcgacggcggcggcggagccggcgGCGGTTGGGGGCGAGCCGATGCTGTTCGACGGAGCAGGGGATCGAACCGAGGCGGAGCGGTTCCTCCGTGCTGTGGATAACATCCGCCGCCTCGCTCTGTCGTCCCCCTCGGTGGTCGGGAGCCCGCGGCGGTCGTCCGGGTCGggggcggcggctggtggaggcggGTGCAGCGCCGTGCAGGTCACGATGGCGCGGCTCGAGGACGAGTTCCGCCACTTGCTCTCGTCCCGCGCCTTCGACCTCGAGATCGAGGCGCTCGCCGACCTGACATCTCTCTGTATCTCCAGCGACCGAACGAACTCGGTCTCATCCATGGACCTCCCAGCTGTGGAGGAAGATGACTCCATCTCCGACTGCGGCGGCCGGCGAAGCAGCTACCGCTCGCTCCGGAGCATCCGTGAGATCGACCTCCTCCCCGACGACGCCGTTGCCGACCTCCGCGCCATCGCCTCCCGAATGGCTGCGGCTGGGTACGGCCGCGAGTGTGCCCAGGTGTACGCCTCCATTCGCAAGCCGGCCGTGGACGCCTCCCTCCGCCGGCTCGGCGTCGAACGGCTCAGCATCGGTGATGTCCAGCGCCTCGAGTGGGACGCTCTCGAGGCCAAGATCCGCCGATGGATCCGAGCTGCCCGTGCCGCCGTCCGCGGCGTTTTTGCCAGCGAGCGCCGCCTCTCCTTCCACGTCTTCCATGACCTCCCAATCTCCAATGTCACCGTTGTCAGCGTCGTCACCGCGGCTCCAGCCACGCATGACACCCCCTTCGTCGAAGCTGTCAAGGGTGCGGCGCTTCAGCTGTTTGGCTTCGCTGAGGCCATCAGCATCGGTCGCCGCTCTCCCGAGAAGCTCTTCAAGATTATCGATCTCCACGACGCGCTATCTGACCTGCTGCCTGACGTCTCCGACATTTTCGCTGCATCCAAGGCAGCCGAATCGATATACGTGCAGGCCGTAGAGATCCGATCGCGCCTCGCAGATGCAGTGCGTGGAATACTCTCGGAGTTTGAGAACGCAGTTCTCCGCGACCCGCCCAAGACTGCAGTTCCTGGCGGCACCGTCCACCCGCTCACACGGTACGTGATGAACTATAGCAGCCTCATTTCCGACTACAAGGCCACGCTCACCGAGCTGATTGTATCACGTCCGTCGGCAAGTGCCCGGCTTGCTGCTGAAGGCAATGAGCTTGCGCCATGCTTGTCCTGCCTCGAACTACCCGAGCATGAGAATCAGTCACCGCTTGCTGCCCATATCATCTGGATCATTGTTGTCCTTGAACACAACCTTGAGAGCAAGGTGTCACTCTACAAGGACACGGCTCTCTCACATTTGTTCTTGATGAACAATGTACACTATATTGTACACAAGGTCAAGGATTCACCTGACCTCTGGAGCATGATTGGTGATGATTACTTGAAGCGGCTTACAGGAAAGTTCACAGTGGCCGCCACAAATTACCAGCGGACGTCATGGCTAAAGATCCTGAATTGTTTGCGAGATGAGGGTCTTCATGTAAGTGGTGGCTTCTCGTCAGGAATATCCAAGTCAGCTCTGCGGGAGCGATTCAAGTCCTTCAATGCTGCATTTGAGGATGCGCATAGGGTGCAATCTGGGTGGTTCGTGCCGGACACGCAGCTGAGGGAGGAGCTGAGGATCTCAATATCAGAGAAGCTGTTGCCAGCATACAGGTCGTTCCTTGGCAGGTTCCGGCATCATATAGAGAATGGGAAGCATCCAGAGTTGTACATCAAGCACTCAGCTGAGGACCTTGAGAATGCCGTGAATGATTTCTTTGAAGGGGCTCCTCCTTCCCCGCATAATAGGAGGAGATCTCATGGATGA